GCCGCCGCGGTGGCCGCGGGGTTCGGCTCCCGCGCCCTCGGGCCGGACGACGGCGCGGCCCGGGCCTCCGCCCGTCAGGTGCTCGCCGGGATGGTGGCCGGGGTCCGGCACCTGCGGGCGCGCCCGCCGGCGGTCACCGCGCTGGCCGTCGTCACGGTGCACCGGCTGTGCTTCGGGCTGCTCACCCTGATGACCCTGCTGTACGCGCGCGCCGCCGCCCCGGCCGGCGGGGGGCTGCTCGGCGTCGGAGCGGCCGTCGCCGCCGGCGCGGCCGGGACGCTGCTGGCGGCCGTGGTGACCCCGCGGGCGGTGCGCCGCCTGGGCCGGGCCCGGTGGGTGACGCTGCTGCTGGCCACCGGCGGGCCGCTGCTGGCCGTGCTGGCGTGGCCGTTCCGGCCGGTGGGCATCGTCCTGGCCGCCGCCGTGCTGGGCTTCCTCGGGCAGGGCGTGAAGATCTGCGTGGACGCGACGCTGCAGCAGGTCGTCGACGACGACGTCCGCGGCCGGGTTTTCTCCGTCTACGACACGCTGGTCAACGTCAGCTACGTGCTCGCGCTGCTGGTCGCGGCGCTCCTGCTGCCCGCGGACGGCGTCTCCCGGCCCGCGGTGCTCGCCGTCGCTGCCGCCTACCTCCTCGCCGCGGCCCTCACCGGAGGCTCACGAGCGAGGTTTCCTGCGCGCTGAGCCTCCACTCAGGCGACGAGACGCAACAACTCGCGGCCACAGGCGAGTGGCTCGGTGCGCAGCCGGCGCACCGGGAACCGGAACAGCCGCACCCCTGCGCCCTGGATGGCGTTCTGCCGGCCGAGGTCGGAGCTCCAGTCACTCGCGGACAGGTGGAACGCCGCCCCGTCGGCCTCGGCCGCGACGCGGGTGCGCCGCCAGAAGGCGTCCACGAAGAAGGTCCCCGACGGGGTCTCGATCGCGGCACCCCACTCCGGCTCGGGCACCCCGGCGAGGAGCAGCGCACGCCGAAGATCGGCCTCTCCGACCGATCGCATCCCCCGCCGGGCGTCGGCGACCGCCGTGCGCAGCCCAGGGGTGAGCCGCCTGCCGAGCAGGGCCGCCTCAC
This window of the Geodermatophilus sp. DSM 44513 genome carries:
- a CDS encoding MFS transporter: MPQGTTVRTLLSSGGFRRLLATRLSAQFGDGVLQAALAGTLVFDPQRAADPLAVATGFAVLLLPWSLVGPFAGVWLDRWSRRRVLVHAGVLRAGLVAVLALLVAGGTAGAPLLVTGLLLFSVARFVLSALSASLPHTTGDLVPANALSTTAGAVAAVAGGATAIAVQQAADLTGDGGYALVTLGAAGPYLLAAAVAAGFGSRALGPDDGAARASARQVLAGMVAGVRHLRARPPAVTALAVVTVHRLCFGLLTLMTLLYARAAAPAGGGLLGVGAAVAAGAAGTLLAAVVTPRAVRRLGRARWVTLLLATGGPLLAVLAWPFRPVGIVLAAAVLGFLGQGVKICVDATLQQVVDDDVRGRVFSVYDTLVNVSYVLALLVAALLLPADGVSRPAVLAVAAAYLLAAALTGGSRARFPAR